In Caretta caretta isolate rCarCar2 chromosome 4, rCarCar1.hap1, whole genome shotgun sequence, one genomic interval encodes:
- the KLHL2 gene encoding kelch-like protein 2 isoform X4, whose translation MHACTDLLNKANKYAEQHFSDVILSEEFLNLGVEQVCSLISSDKLTIASEEKVFEAVIAWVNHDKDVRQELMARLMEHVRLPLLSREYLVQRVEEETLVKNSSACKDYLIEAMKYHLLPTEQRALMKSTRTRLRTPVSLPKLMMVVGGQAPKAIRSVECYDFKEERWHQVAELPSRRCRAGMVYMGGLVFAVGGFNGSLRVRTVDSYDPVKDQWTSVANMQDRRSTLGAAVLNGLLYAVGGFDGSTGLSSVEAYNMKTNEWFHVAPMNTRRSSVGVGVVGGILYAVGGYDGASRQCLSTVECYNSSTNEWTYVAEMSTRRSGAGVGVLNNLLYAVGGHDGPLVRKSVEVYDPATSTWRQVADMNMCRRNAGVCAVYGLLYVVGGDDGSCNLSTVEYYNPTTDKWTVVSSCMSTGRSYAGVTVIDKPL comes from the exons AACAGCATTTTTCTGATGTCATACTTAGTGAAGAATTCCTCAACCTTGGCGTAGAACAGGTGTGCAGTTTAATATCCAGTGACAAACTTACAATTGCGTCAGAGGAGAAG GTTTTTGAAGCAGTGATAGCATGGGTAAACCATGACAAAGATGTGAGGCAGGAGCTAATGGCACGTTTGATGGAACATGTTCGGCTGCCTTTGCTTTCCCGAGAATATTTAGTTCAG AGGGTTGAAGAGGAGACGCTGGTAAAGAACAGCAGTGCGTGTAAAGATTACCTCATTGAAGCTATGAAGTATCACTTACTGCCAACTGAGCAACGAGCATTGATGAAAAGTACTCGAACCAGACTGAGAACACCTGTAAGCCTTCCAAAG TTGATGATGGTGGTTGGAGGACAAGCACCAAAGGCCATCCGTAGCGTGGAATGCTATGACTTTAAAGAAGAGCGCTGGCATCAGGTGGCTGAATTGCCTTCCAGAAGATGTAGAGCAG GCATGGTGTATATGGGTGGACTAGTTTTTGCTGTCGGTGGTTTCAACGGCTCTTTAAGAGTTCGCACAGTAGATTCCTATGATCCAGTGAAGGACCAATGGACCAGTGTTGCTAATATGCAAGATAGGAGAAGCACCTTGGGAGCTGCTGTATTAAATGGACTCTTGTATGCTGTAGGAGGATTTGATGGGAGTACAG GTTTATCATCCGTAGAAGCTTATAATATGAAGACTAATGAATGGTTTCATGTAGCTCCCATGAACACAAGAAGGAGTAGTGTTGGTGTAGGTGTTGTTGGAG GTATTCTGTATGCTGTAGGTGGCTATGATGGGGCGTCACGTCAGTGCCTTAGTACGGTGGAATGCTATAATTCTAGTACAAATGAGTGGACCTATGTGGCAGAAATGAGCACTAGACGGAGTGGAGCAG gTGTTGGTGTGTTAAACAACTTATTGTATGCAGTAGGTGGTCATGATGGTCCTTTGGTTAGAAAAAGTGTTGAAGTATATGATCCTGCCACCAGTACATGGAGGCAGGTTGCAGATATGAACATGTGCAGAAGGAATGCAG gGGTTTGTGCTGTATATGGCCTGTTATATGTAGTTGGAGGAGATGATGGTTCCTGTAACTTGTCAACAGTGGAATATTATAACCCAACAACTGATAAATGGACAGTTGTGTCCTCTTGTATGAGTACTGGAAGGAGCTATGCAG GTGTTACAGTTATTGACAAACCATTATGA